One segment of Candidatus Aenigmatarchaeota archaeon DNA contains the following:
- a CDS encoding DUF2180 family protein codes for MKCWFCEKEARGTCIFCGRGVYHEHGYKDTMTHTKSDTSTGFASYFKVENALKCMDCKPKWENWEQGKMIIK; via the coding sequence GTGAAATGTTGGTTCTGTGAAAAGGAAGCAAGGGGTACATGCATTTTTTGTGGTAGGGGTGTTTACCATGAGCATGGGTATAAGGATACTATGACACACACAAAGTCCGACACTTCTACAGGTTTTGCAAGCTATTTTAAAGTGGAAAATGCATTGAAATGCATGGATTGCAAGCCAAAATGGGAAAATTGGGAGCAGGGCAAGATGATAATAAAGTGA